The nucleotide window TGTATTCCCCATTGTCAACAACGATCAATTGAGTGATGGAAAAATCTTCCATTAAATTAAAGGCATCCACGACCATGTCTGTCGATTTTATTGTTTTTGGGCTTTTGCTCATAATGTCCTTTGCGGTCAAGTCGGCAATGGTGTCGCGGTCGTTTAACATTCTTCGAATATCTCCGTCGGTAATGATTCCGACAACCTTGTCATTTTCTACCACGGCAGTTACACCAAGACGTTTTTCTGAAATTTCGAAAATCGCTTTTTTGATTGAAGTATCAGGAGTTACTTCAGGTTTCAAAGTATGTTCCAGCATATCTTTTACACGAAGCAATAATTTTTTTCCTAAAGCTCCGCCAGGGTGGTACACTGCAAAATTTTCCGCTTTAAAGTCCCTCATTTCCATTAGACAAACAACCAGGGTATCACCCATAACCAATTGTGCGGTCGTGCTGTTTGTAGGAGCCAGATTCAAAGGGCAAGCTTCGGCTTCAACGGTTGTGTTTAATACATAATGAGAGCCTTTGGCCAAAAAGGAAGTCATGTTCCCAGTCATTCCTATCAATTTATTGCCAAAACGAGTCAAAAGCGGAACCAATGCTTTGATTTCCGGGCTATTGCCACTTTTGGAAATGCAAATGATAACATCGTCATTTTGGATCATTCCCAAATCACCATGAATGGCTTCAGAGGCATGCAAAAATAAAGAGGGCGTCCCTGTTGAATTGAATGAGGCTACCATTTTTTGCGCAATAATGGCACTTTTACCAATTCCGGTTACAACCAATCTTCCTTTGGAATTGTAGATACACTGAACGGCTTCGGCAAAAGTGTCGTCAATGTAATCAATTAATTTAGCAATGGATTGGCTTTCAGATTCAATAGTTTTCTTGGCGCTAGCCAATATATTTTCCTTTGTAATCAAAACTGATAATTTAAAATTTGTAAGTCTAAAAGAAAGTTGTATCTTTATGTTCCGCAAATTTATATAAAATACCACATATTAAAGAATGAATTCAAACGAAATTGACATACACAAAGAATTAAAGAAATATTTTGGCTTTAGCCAATTCAAAGGCTTACAAGAAAAAGTAATAACGAGTCTGCTTAATAAACAAAATACTTTTGTTATTATGCCGACGGGAGGAGGAAAATCACTTTGTTATCAATTACCGGCTTTGGTTCAGGATGGTACAGCAATTGTTGTATCGCCTTTGATAGCATTAATGAAAAATCAAGTTGATGCTATTCGAAGTCTCTCTTCAGAAAATGGAATTGCTCATGTCTTAAATTCCTCGCTCACAAAAACAGAAATCGCACAAGTAAAAGCAGATATTTCGGAGGGAATAACGAAATTATTATATGTTGCCCCCGAATCTCTTACCAAAGAAGAATATGTTGCTTTTCTCCAAACTGTGCCAATCTCATTCGTTGCAATCGATGAAGCGCACTGTATTTCAGAATGGGGACATGATTTCAGACCGGAATATCGCAATCTAAAAAATATCATTAAACAGTTGGCAGAGGTTCCAATTATTGGACTTACCGCCACAGCGACTCCAAAAGTGCAGGAAGATATCCTGAAGAATTTGGAAATGGCCAATGCAACTGTATTTAAAGCTTCATTTAATAGAGCAAATCTGTTTTATGAAGTTCGTACGAAAACCAAAAACATTGAATCGGATATCATTCGTTTCATAAAACAACACAAAGGAAAGTCAGGAATTATTTACTGTTTGAGCCGCAAAAAAGTGGAATCAATCACCGAAGTTTTGCAGGTAAACGGTATAAGTGCCGTTCCGTATCATGCGGGATTGGATGCTAAAACACGTGCCAAACACCAAGATATGTTTTTGATGGAAGATGTTGAGGTCGTGGTTGCAACTATTGCTTTTGGAATGGGAATTGACAAACCCGATGTGCGTTTTGTGATTCATCATGACATTCCAAAATCTTTGGAAAGCTATTACCAAGAAACAGGTAGAGCAGGTAGAGATGGAGGCGAAGGACATTGCCTTGCTTATTATTCATACAAAGATGTTGAGAAATTAGAAAAATTTCTATCCGGGAAACCGGTTGCTGAGCAGGAAATAGGATTTGCTTTGTTGCATGAAGTTGTTGCCTATGCTGAAACTTCAATGTCAAGACGTAAATTCCTATTGCATTATTTCGGAGAAGAATTTGACAGCGAAACCGGAGAAGGAGCCGACATGGATGATAATGTCCGCAACCCAAAAACAAAAGTGGAAGCCAAAGAAGAAGTGGTTAAACTATTAGAAGTCGTCAAAAAAACCAAACATATTTACAAATCCAAAGAGATTGTATTTACCTTGATAGGTCGTGTAAATGCGGTTATCAATGCCCATAAAACAGACTCTCAATCTTTCTTTGGTTCAGGAAAGAATCACGATGAGAAATTTTGGATGGCTTTATTGCGACAAGTTCTCGTGGCGGGATTATTGAAAAAAGATATTGAAACTTATGGTATTATTGAGATAACCAAAGAAGGTTTGGCTTTCATGAAAAATCCGGAATCCTTTATGATGTCCGAAGACCATGAATACAGCGAGGCTGATGATGAAGCTATAGTAACGGCTTCAAAATCATCTGGAACTGCTGATGAATTACTGATGTCAATGTTGCGCGAATTGCGTAAAAAAGTAGCTAAAAAATTAGGAGTTCCTCCATTTGTGGTTTTTCAGGATCCTTCCCTCGAAGATATGGCTTTGAAATACCCGATTTCCCAATCGGAGTTGGTGAATATTCACGGAGTTGGTGAAGGAAAAGCCAAAAAATACGGCAAAGAATTCGTTGAATTAATAAGCCGTTATGTGGAGGAAAATGACATTATCCGTCCCGATGATTTGGTTGTAAAATCGACAGGAGTTAACTCAGTTAATAAATTATACATTATTCAAAATATCGATAGAAAGTTGGCCTTGACCGATATCGCTTCCGCAAAAGGACTAAAAATGGACGATTTGATTAAAGAAATGGAACAAATTGTTTATTCTGGAACCAAATTGAATATAAAATATTGGTTGGACGAAATGCTTGATGACGATCAGCAGGAAGAAATTCATGACTATTTTATGGAATCCGAATCAGACAGTATAGAGAAAGCACTTAAAGAATTTGATGGAGATTACGATATAGACGAATTGCGCTTGATGCGAATAAAATTCATTAGCGAAGTAGCGAATTAAAATCAAATTACAATATTTTAAATTCCAAATTCCAAAACTCGAAACGAGTAGCTTGGAATTTGGAATTTTCATTTTTAGAATTTACTCTTGATAAACCTCCCCACGATGCGGTTTTAAAGCATCCCTTACCTGAATCATATTTTCTTCAGTTACCACCATATAAGCGGTTGCATACATTTCGTTAAGAATTTCAAATCCCGTAATATTTATGGGTAATTTTTCAATTACAATATATTCTTTTAAATGGATCTCGTGATGTTCGGCTGTTTTTGCCGAAGCAGGACCACGAAAATCCCATATTAGTTTTATTTTTCTGGACATTATTTATAAGTGCAAGAGTTTGAAGAGGCAAAGGTACAAAGTCTATTTTTAAAATGGATTTTATATTAAAGGTCTATTTCGTTTCAAAATAGTATTTTTGCATGTTCTTTTCATAAAAAGAAAAGCTAATAAATTAAGTTATGCCACAAGAACTCCTATTACAAGTTTCTCCGGAAATTGCCGCCAACGAATCGTTATTGAAAATCCATTTGTCCAAACAAATAAAGGTTTTAGTAAATGAAATTCAGCACGTGGCTATTTTGAAACGATCAATCGATGCACGTCAGAAAGCGATTAAAATCAATTTGAAAGTTGTGATTTATTTAAAAGGAGAATCTTTTCAGGAAAATAAAATAGAATTGCCGGATTATAAAAATGTTTCCAATGCCCAAGAGGTTATTGTCGTTGGCGCAGGACCGGCAGGACTTTTTGCAGCTTTGCAATTAATAGAACTAGGTCTGAAACCAATTGTTATCGAGCGTGGTAAAGATGTTCGTGGCCGTCGCCGTGATTTGAAAGCGATTAACAGGGACCATATCGTAAACGAGGACTCCAATTATTGTTTTGGAGAAGGTGGTGCAGGAACTTATTCGGATGGGAAATTATATACCCGTTCCAAAAAACGTGGCGATGTCAATAGGATATTAGAATTATTAGTCGCTTTTGGTGCAACCGGAGATATTTTGGTAGATGCTCATCCGCATATTGGAACGAATAAATTGCCTCAAATTATACAAGATATCCGAGAAAAAATTATTGAATGTGGCGGACAGGTTTTGTTTGAAACCCGTTTGACTGATATTTTGATAAAAAATAATGAAGTAGAAGGAATCGTTACCCAAAGCGGTGATACAATTTTGGCGAATAAATTAATTTTAGCGACAGGGCATTCTGCCCGTGATATTTTTGAATTATTAGACAAAAAGAAAGTACTTATCGAGGCGAAACCTTTCGCCTTGGGCGTAAGAGCCGAACATCCACAGTCATTGATTGACAGTATTCAGTACAGTTGTGATTATCGGGGAGAACATTTGCCTCCGGCGCCTTACTCAATAGTGAAACAAGTAAATGGTCGCGGAATGTATTCGTTTTGTATGTGTCCGGGAGGCGTAATTGCACCTTGCGCCACAAGTCCAGGAGAAGTAGTGACCAATGGATGGTCGCCATCAAAAAGAGATCAATCAACTGCCAATTCAGGAATTGTGGTCGAATTGAAATTAGAAGATTTTAAACCGTTTGCTAAATTCGGCGCTTTGGCGGGAATGGAATTTCAAAAAAGCATCGAACAAAAAGCATGGCATTTGGCAGGAAACACACAAAGGGTTCCCGCGCAGCGAATGATTGATTTTACACAAAATAAAGTATCTGCAGATATTCCTAAAACATCGTATGTTCCGGGAACTACTTCTGTGGAAATGGGGCAGGTTTTCCCCGGATTTCTTTCTCAAATATTGCGACAAGGATTTTCAGAATTTGGAAAATCAATGAAAGGTTATTTGACCAATGAAGCCATTTTACATGCGCCAGAATCAAGAACTTCTTCACCTGTGCGTATTCCCAGAGATCCGATTTCATACGAACATTTGCAGATAAAAGGATTGTATCCTTGTGGAGAGGGAGCTGGTTATGCAGGGGGAATTATTTCTGCAGCTATTGACGGAGAAAAATGCGCTTTGAAAATCGCCGAAGTGCTTAAGGAATCAAGATAATTTTTCCAGTACTTTTTCTGCTTTCCAAATAATCGTGTGCCAACTTTCCTTCTGATAGTTTGAAAATAGTCGGTGCTGAAATTGTTATTTTACCGCTAATAATCCAATCAAATAATTGGTTCGCTCTTTTGATGCGTTCTTCTTTTGATACCAAATAGCTCCATAAATCACCACCAGTCAAAGTTTTGGAAGTGTCCATCAACATCCGAGGATTGACAAATTCAGGGTCGCCTCCAGCCATTCCGAAAAAAACGACTTGCCCACACATTTTGGTTACTTCAAAACTATCTGTCAAAGTGCTGCCAATACTGTCATAAACGACATCAACTCCATTTGGACAAAAATCAAATATTTGTTTTTTCCAATCTTGGGCGTATAAAAAAACAGCGTCTGCTCCATTTTGTTTTGAAACTTCCGCTTTTTCAGGGGAAGAGGTGAGTCCAATAACTTTGGCACCTAAAAGCTTGCTGATTTGCGTCAAAAATTGTCCAACTCCTCCAGCAGAAGCATGAACTAACACTGTTTCTCCTTTTTGGGTTTTATGGCTATCTGTTGCCAAATAGTGCGCTGTCAAACCTTGTAATAAAATGGTTGCGGCGGTTTCGAAAGAGATAGGCTCCGGTAGAGGAATTACATGGTCAAGGGGAACAGCAACATATTCAGCATTGGCAAAAGGCACATCAGCAAATGCTATTCTATCACCAATTTTAAAATCTGAATTTCCGTTGGTGTCCACTACAATTCCGGCGCCTTCATAACCTGCAATAAATGGAGGATTTCCTTTAAGGTGGTAATTTCCTTTTCGTCTGTAAACATCGGCGAAGTTGAGTCCGATGGCTTTCATTTCGATTAGTATTTCATCAGATTTTAATTTTGGCGACGGGATTTCTATATATTTAAGGACATCAGAATTTCCAAATTCAGAGAAGGTAAGTGCTTTCATTCTGTTTATATTTTGGATTAAAATTAAATCTTTCGGAGTACTTTTTCAGTTTTTCTTCAAAATTTAATTTTTGATAAATAAAAAAGCCGAAAAATGAATTTCGGCTTAGATGGGTTAAAACTATCTTTTGTGTTTCAGTTTGTCTTTGAAGACTTTTTCAAATTTTTCCAATTTGGGCTGTATAACTAATTGGCAATATGGCTTGTCCTTGTTATTGGCATAATAATCCTGATGATAATCTTCGGCTTCGTAAAATTTCGTGAAAGGCTCAACTGTTGTTACAATGGGATGTGGATACACCTTAGCTTTGTTTAATTCGGCTATAATGGATAAAGCTGCTTGTTTTTGTTCTCCATTACTATAAAAAATTACCGAGCGATATTGTGTTCCTATGTCGCCTCCTTGTCTGTTTAGAGTTGTTGGGTCATGAACGGTAAAGAATACTTGGAAGATTTCATCGAGACTGGTTACGGTTTTGTCAAAAGTAATTTGAACTACTTCGGCATGGCCTGTTGTTCCTGTGCAAACTTCTTCATAGCTTGGGTTGACAGTTTTGCCGCCTGAAAAACCAGAAACAACAGATTTTACTCCTTTCAGGTTTTCGTAAACAGCCTCAACGCACCAGTAGCATCCGCCGCCAAGGGTTATGGTTTCAAGATTAGATTGTGTCATTTTTTTAGATGTATTATTGTTTTGCGAAAATAATGTTCCGGTTAATAGTAAACAGGATAAAAATAGTGTTTTCATATGTGTAAATTTTATTTTTTAGAGGTCACATATGGTATCGCCTTTTTAATCATCGGTGTTTGCTTGCGCAAACTTGTGTTGATGGCGATTTCATATATGTAAAATTTATTTGTCATTGGTCATATATGGTATGCTTCGCCAATTCGCTACCACTCGGGTCGTCTTTTATTTATTGGAGTTTGCTTACGCAAACTTTTTGTTAATGGCGATTTCATAATTTAAGTTTTTTATTTGGTATCAGGGACAAAATCAAGTGCGATAGAGTTCATGCAATATCTTTTTCCGGTTGGGGCAGGACCATCATCGAATATATGTCCTAAATGTCCTCCACATCTACCACAAAGCGCTTCAATTCTTTCCATTCCAAGGGAATTGTCGTCTTTAAAAACGATGCTTTTTTTGTTTTCTTGTTCAAAGAAGCTTGGCCATCCGCAACTGCTGGCGAATTTGGCTCCTGAACGGAAAAGAAGGTTTCCGCAAGAGGCGCAATAATAAGTTCCTTTTACATCGGTGTTCCAATATTTTCCGGTAAATGCTCTTTCTGTTTCAGCTTCACGCATTACAGCGTAAACGTCTTCCGGTAAAACTTTTTTCCATTCGGCATTACTCAAATTTAGTTTGTTCGTATCAGTATGTGAGTAGTAAGGATTTCCGGGTTTGCCCTGGTTTTTTTCGACAGGAATTATTGTACTGCTCTTTGTCTCTTTATTTTGCCCACAGGCCTGAAAAGTAAACAGAGGCAGTAATAGTAAAATGCAAAAAAAGGATGTTGTTTTCATAATGTTTATTTTTTATACTTCAAAAGTAATGGACAAATAGGAATTGAAATGTCGTGTATTTTACAATTCAAATTCTTTTATACAATTTTTAACTATTGTTAGATACGTTAAAAATGACTATTTGGTTTCAAAAAAATATAAATGATGTGATTTTCTACAAGTCAATTCACATATTGATTAAATGTTTTTTGAACACTACTTTTTCAGAGACTCTTTTGCGGAAGGACAGTCGTTATAAACATCCAATCGCATTTCAAATACAGATTGCGAGCAACCCCAGTTGATTAGTGTTTTGATAATCTGCTTATTCAGAAAGGAAGCAATAACTTTAAAATCAGTTGTTAAATCACTTTTTTAGATTGTAATAACTTATTTTTTTCTTTCAATGTTGAATCAAGGGGATGTTCAATCGCAATAATTCCTTT belongs to Flavobacterium aquiphilum and includes:
- a CDS encoding KpsF/GutQ family sugar-phosphate isomerase — translated: MITKENILASAKKTIESESQSIAKLIDYIDDTFAEAVQCIYNSKGRLVVTGIGKSAIIAQKMVASFNSTGTPSLFLHASEAIHGDLGMIQNDDVIICISKSGNSPEIKALVPLLTRFGNKLIGMTGNMTSFLAKGSHYVLNTTVEAEACPLNLAPTNSTTAQLVMGDTLVVCLMEMRDFKAENFAVYHPGGALGKKLLLRVKDMLEHTLKPEVTPDTSIKKAIFEISEKRLGVTAVVENDKVVGIITDGDIRRMLNDRDTIADLTAKDIMSKSPKTIKSTDMVVDAFNLMEDFSITQLIVVDNGEYKGVLHLHDILKEGIV
- the recQ gene encoding DNA helicase RecQ: MNSNEIDIHKELKKYFGFSQFKGLQEKVITSLLNKQNTFVIMPTGGGKSLCYQLPALVQDGTAIVVSPLIALMKNQVDAIRSLSSENGIAHVLNSSLTKTEIAQVKADISEGITKLLYVAPESLTKEEYVAFLQTVPISFVAIDEAHCISEWGHDFRPEYRNLKNIIKQLAEVPIIGLTATATPKVQEDILKNLEMANATVFKASFNRANLFYEVRTKTKNIESDIIRFIKQHKGKSGIIYCLSRKKVESITEVLQVNGISAVPYHAGLDAKTRAKHQDMFLMEDVEVVVATIAFGMGIDKPDVRFVIHHDIPKSLESYYQETGRAGRDGGEGHCLAYYSYKDVEKLEKFLSGKPVAEQEIGFALLHEVVAYAETSMSRRKFLLHYFGEEFDSETGEGADMDDNVRNPKTKVEAKEEVVKLLEVVKKTKHIYKSKEIVFTLIGRVNAVINAHKTDSQSFFGSGKNHDEKFWMALLRQVLVAGLLKKDIETYGIIEITKEGLAFMKNPESFMMSEDHEYSEADDEAIVTASKSSGTADELLMSMLRELRKKVAKKLGVPPFVVFQDPSLEDMALKYPISQSELVNIHGVGEGKAKKYGKEFVELISRYVEENDIIRPDDLVVKSTGVNSVNKLYIIQNIDRKLALTDIASAKGLKMDDLIKEMEQIVYSGTKLNIKYWLDEMLDDDQQEEIHDYFMESESDSIEKALKEFDGDYDIDELRLMRIKFISEVAN
- a CDS encoding NAD(P)/FAD-dependent oxidoreductase, whose product is MPQELLLQVSPEIAANESLLKIHLSKQIKVLVNEIQHVAILKRSIDARQKAIKINLKVVIYLKGESFQENKIELPDYKNVSNAQEVIVVGAGPAGLFAALQLIELGLKPIVIERGKDVRGRRRDLKAINRDHIVNEDSNYCFGEGGAGTYSDGKLYTRSKKRGDVNRILELLVAFGATGDILVDAHPHIGTNKLPQIIQDIREKIIECGGQVLFETRLTDILIKNNEVEGIVTQSGDTILANKLILATGHSARDIFELLDKKKVLIEAKPFALGVRAEHPQSLIDSIQYSCDYRGEHLPPAPYSIVKQVNGRGMYSFCMCPGGVIAPCATSPGEVVTNGWSPSKRDQSTANSGIVVELKLEDFKPFAKFGALAGMEFQKSIEQKAWHLAGNTQRVPAQRMIDFTQNKVSADIPKTSYVPGTTSVEMGQVFPGFLSQILRQGFSEFGKSMKGYLTNEAILHAPESRTSSPVRIPRDPISYEHLQIKGLYPCGEGAGYAGGIISAAIDGEKCALKIAEVLKESR
- a CDS encoding quinone oxidoreductase family protein, whose amino-acid sequence is MKALTFSEFGNSDVLKYIEIPSPKLKSDEILIEMKAIGLNFADVYRRKGNYHLKGNPPFIAGYEGAGIVVDTNGNSDFKIGDRIAFADVPFANAEYVAVPLDHVIPLPEPISFETAATILLQGLTAHYLATDSHKTQKGETVLVHASAGGVGQFLTQISKLLGAKVIGLTSSPEKAEVSKQNGADAVFLYAQDWKKQIFDFCPNGVDVVYDSIGSTLTDSFEVTKMCGQVVFFGMAGGDPEFVNPRMLMDTSKTLTGGDLWSYLVSKEERIKRANQLFDWIISGKITISAPTIFKLSEGKLAHDYLESRKSTGKIILIP
- the msrA gene encoding peptide-methionine (S)-S-oxide reductase MsrA, encoding MKTLFLSCLLLTGTLFSQNNNTSKKMTQSNLETITLGGGCYWCVEAVYENLKGVKSVVSGFSGGKTVNPSYEEVCTGTTGHAEVVQITFDKTVTSLDEIFQVFFTVHDPTTLNRQGGDIGTQYRSVIFYSNGEQKQAALSIIAELNKAKVYPHPIVTTVEPFTKFYEAEDYHQDYYANNKDKPYCQLVIQPKLEKFEKVFKDKLKHKR
- the msrB gene encoding peptide-methionine (R)-S-oxide reductase MsrB — protein: MKTTSFFCILLLLPLFTFQACGQNKETKSSTIIPVEKNQGKPGNPYYSHTDTNKLNLSNAEWKKVLPEDVYAVMREAETERAFTGKYWNTDVKGTYYCASCGNLLFRSGAKFASSCGWPSFFEQENKKSIVFKDDNSLGMERIEALCGRCGGHLGHIFDDGPAPTGKRYCMNSIALDFVPDTK